One genomic region from uncultured Cohaesibacter sp. encodes:
- a CDS encoding saccharopine dehydrogenase family protein: MNKVLVIGAGGVGSVVIHKMAQLSDIFGEITLASRRIFKCDEIATSVKERTGVTINTAEVDADDVEALSALIDKLGVSLVVNVALPYQDLNIMDACLKSGVNYLDTANYEPRDVAKFEYSWQWAYQQRFEEAGLMALLGSGFDPGVTNIYTAYAKKHLLDRIDTLDILDCNGGDHGQHFATNFNPEINIREVTAPVHHWENGEWVTTPAMSNKQPFDFPAVGEKNMYQMYHEELESLVKHLPEIKRARFWMTFGDAYIKHLEVLQNVGMTRIDPVMYEGKEIIPLQFLKAVLPNPGDLGKTTKGKTCIGNIMTGEKDGKEKTVYVYNICDHEECFAEVGSQAVSYTTGVPAMIGAALMLTGAWSGKGVFNMEQLDPDPFMDMLNKHGLPWEAHELDKPLDF; this comes from the coding sequence ATGAACAAAGTTCTGGTCATCGGCGCAGGTGGCGTCGGCTCCGTCGTCATTCATAAAATGGCGCAGCTTTCCGATATCTTCGGAGAAATTACTCTTGCTTCCCGACGTATTTTCAAATGCGACGAGATCGCAACGTCCGTGAAGGAACGCACGGGCGTCACCATCAACACAGCAGAAGTGGATGCCGATGATGTAGAAGCCCTTTCGGCTCTCATCGACAAACTGGGTGTGTCTCTGGTGGTCAACGTGGCCCTGCCTTATCAGGATCTCAACATCATGGATGCCTGCCTGAAGTCCGGCGTCAACTATCTCGACACAGCCAACTACGAGCCGCGTGACGTGGCCAAGTTCGAATATAGCTGGCAGTGGGCCTATCAGCAGCGCTTCGAAGAAGCAGGCCTGATGGCGCTGCTCGGCTCCGGCTTTGATCCCGGTGTTACCAACATTTACACCGCCTATGCCAAGAAGCATCTGCTCGACCGTATCGACACGCTCGACATTCTCGATTGCAACGGTGGCGACCATGGCCAGCATTTTGCCACCAACTTCAACCCGGAAATCAACATCCGTGAAGTCACCGCGCCTGTCCATCACTGGGAGAATGGCGAATGGGTCACCACCCCGGCCATGTCCAACAAGCAGCCATTTGACTTCCCCGCCGTGGGCGAAAAGAACATGTACCAGATGTATCACGAAGAGCTGGAAAGCCTTGTGAAGCATCTGCCGGAAATCAAGCGCGCCCGCTTCTGGATGACCTTCGGCGATGCCTATATCAAGCATCTGGAAGTGCTGCAGAATGTCGGCATGACCCGCATCGATCCAGTCATGTATGAGGGCAAGGAAATCATCCCGTTGCAGTTCCTCAAGGCCGTGCTGCCAAACCCGGGTGATCTGGGCAAGACCACCAAGGGCAAGACCTGCATCGGCAACATCATGACCGGCGAGAAAGACGGCAAGGAAAAGACCGTCTATGTCTACAATATCTGCGACCATGAAGAATGCTTCGCAGAGGTCGGCTCTCAGGCCGTGTCCTACACCACTGGTGTGCCTGCGATGATCGGCGCAGCCCTGATGCTCACCGGAGCATGGTCTGGCAAGGGCGTGTTCAACATGGAACAGCTCGACCCGGATCCTTTCATGGACATGCTCAACAAGCATGGCCTGCCATGGGAAGCGCATGAGCTGGACAAACCGCTGGATTTCTAA
- the nspC gene encoding carboxynorspermidine decarboxylase has protein sequence MTDAPVMETQAGDAGAFATFDLARVPSPCFVIDKAAIRRNLRILSQVGEAADVKVLLALKAFSCWALSDLIGNYLDGTCASGLWEAKLAKEQFSGELATYSAGFKAEEIPEILELSDHLIFNSPAQFHRFTPQINAARKWGYAPDFGLRINPEHSEGHIAKYDPCAIGSRLGTPISQLSDEDLAPFSGIHMHTLCEQDFTPLKRTFEAVEERLAPWLHKLKWLNFGGGHHITRDDYQRDELVDFLKTIKAKYDVEIYLEPGEAVALDAGILVGEVLDVTRNGDVNIAIMDISATCHMPDVIEAPYRPALLGEQKGGASYRLGGPSCLAGDVIGDYEFETDLELGQRIAFLDQAHYSMVKTNTFNGVRLPSIAIWDSETDQLDVIREFTYAEFRDRLS, from the coding sequence ATGACCGATGCGCCAGTAATGGAAACGCAGGCAGGCGATGCCGGAGCCTTTGCGACCTTCGATCTCGCACGTGTGCCTTCCCCCTGCTTTGTCATCGACAAGGCAGCCATCCGGCGCAACCTGCGCATTCTCTCTCAAGTCGGAGAAGCAGCCGACGTCAAGGTTCTGCTGGCGCTCAAGGCCTTTTCCTGCTGGGCGCTGAGCGACCTCATCGGCAACTATCTTGACGGCACCTGCGCTTCCGGTCTTTGGGAAGCCAAGCTGGCCAAGGAGCAATTTTCCGGCGAACTGGCCACCTATTCCGCAGGCTTCAAAGCCGAGGAAATACCCGAAATTCTGGAGCTGTCCGATCACCTGATCTTTAACAGCCCGGCGCAGTTCCACCGCTTCACGCCGCAGATCAACGCTGCGCGCAAATGGGGCTATGCGCCCGATTTCGGCCTCCGGATCAATCCCGAACACTCAGAAGGGCATATCGCCAAATATGACCCCTGCGCCATTGGGTCACGCCTTGGCACCCCCATCAGCCAATTGAGCGATGAAGATCTCGCCCCCTTCTCGGGCATCCATATGCATACCCTGTGCGAACAGGATTTCACGCCCCTCAAGCGCACCTTTGAGGCGGTAGAAGAGCGCCTTGCGCCTTGGCTGCATAAGCTTAAATGGCTCAATTTCGGTGGTGGTCACCATATCACCCGCGACGATTATCAGCGTGATGAACTGGTCGACTTCCTCAAGACCATCAAGGCCAAATATGATGTCGAAATCTACCTCGAACCCGGCGAAGCCGTAGCGCTGGACGCAGGCATTCTGGTAGGCGAAGTACTGGATGTGACGCGCAATGGCGACGTCAATATCGCCATCATGGATATCTCGGCCACATGCCACATGCCCGACGTGATCGAGGCCCCCTATCGCCCTGCTCTGCTGGGCGAGCAGAAGGGCGGCGCATCCTATCGTTTGGGTGGCCCGTCCTGTCTTGCAGGCGACGTCATCGGAGATTACGAATTCGAGACCGATCTGGAGCTAGGCCAACGCATCGCCTTTCTCGATCAGGCTCATTATTCGATGGTCAAGACAAACACCTTCAACGGCGTGCGCCTGCCATCCATCGCCATCTGGGATTCAGAAACAGACCAGCTCGACGTCATCCGCGAGTTCACCTATGCTGAATTCCGCGACCGCCTGTCGTAA
- the speB gene encoding agmatinase: MLDLTYPAFLASELTDAESDPQTALFEVIPCPLEKTVSYGAGTAAGPLALLEASQELERFDGKGFPIKKGIITSDVINCDQPIEQVMKDLRARTAASVEAGRIPVTLGGEHSLSYGAIMGVVDALDEPVGIIQIDAHADLRNAYQGHKHSHASVMHLCAVERRLPLMQFGIRALCSEEQDSRMNEAHIQFVDAEKLVTEGIAAVDLPEDFPEQVYITFDVDGLDPSIMPATGTPVPGGLSYYQSLQLIAHALKGRKCVGLDVVELAPIEGQWAWDFTAANLTYRLMGLVGGH, from the coding sequence ATGCTTGATTTGACCTATCCTGCTTTTCTGGCTTCGGAACTCACCGACGCTGAAAGCGACCCGCAAACAGCCCTGTTTGAAGTCATTCCTTGCCCGCTGGAAAAGACGGTTTCCTATGGCGCTGGCACGGCTGCCGGTCCGCTGGCGCTGTTGGAAGCAAGTCAGGAACTGGAGCGTTTTGACGGCAAGGGCTTCCCGATCAAAAAGGGCATCATCACCTCTGACGTGATCAATTGCGATCAACCGATCGAGCAGGTCATGAAGGATCTACGCGCCCGCACGGCAGCGAGCGTGGAAGCAGGACGCATTCCCGTCACCCTTGGCGGAGAGCACAGCCTCTCTTATGGCGCCATCATGGGCGTCGTGGACGCGCTGGATGAGCCGGTTGGCATCATTCAGATCGACGCGCACGCAGACTTGCGCAACGCCTATCAGGGCCACAAGCATTCCCACGCCTCGGTCATGCATCTGTGCGCAGTGGAACGCCGCCTGCCTCTCATGCAGTTCGGCATCCGCGCTCTTTGCAGTGAGGAGCAGGATTCACGCATGAATGAGGCGCATATCCAGTTTGTTGATGCGGAAAAGCTTGTCACGGAAGGGATTGCTGCAGTCGACCTGCCGGAAGACTTCCCCGAACAGGTCTATATCACCTTTGACGTCGACGGGCTGGACCCATCCATCATGCCAGCAACGGGAACGCCTGTGCCCGGGGGCCTCAGCTACTATCAAAGCCTTCAGCTCATCGCACACGCCCTCAAGGGCCGCAAATGCGTTGGTCTGGATGTGGTGGAACTGGCGCCCATCGAAGGGCAATGGGCCTGGGACTTCACCGCAGCCAACCTCACCTATCGTCTGATGGGGCTGGTCGGCGGCCATTAG